In Herbaspirillum sp. WKF16, one genomic interval encodes:
- the bioA gene encoding adenosylmethionine--8-amino-7-oxononanoate transaminase, giving the protein MNAPTSMDLAARSLRSVWHPCTQMRRHEDMPPIAVARGHGPWLYDADGRRYFDAISSWWVNLFGHTNARINRALVDQLERLEHAMLAGFTHEPVVALSEKLSALTGHALGRCFYASDGASAVEIALKMSVHAWRNAGHGAKTEFICVAGGYHGETLGALGVTDTALFRAPYESMLRPAHIAASPDARHALPGEGAAEVAARALADMERLLQERHGQVAAVIVEPLVQCAAGMAMHDAAYVAGLRALCDAYGAHLIADEIAVGCGRSGSFFACEQAGVWPDFLCLSKGISGGYLPLSLVMTQEYVYQAFYDDDVRRGFLHSHSYTGNPLACRAALETLAIFEDEQVLERNRGLAQAMERALQPLAQDARIARPRRTGMIWACDARLDDPADAGAFSRRFAQEAARRELLLRPIGNTLYLMPPYILGEEDVQWLAARVHEVFDTVMEAA; this is encoded by the coding sequence ATGAACGCGCCGACGTCGATGGACCTGGCCGCGCGCAGCCTGCGCAGCGTCTGGCATCCCTGCACCCAGATGCGCCGCCACGAGGACATGCCGCCGATCGCCGTCGCGCGCGGCCACGGCCCCTGGCTGTACGACGCCGACGGCCGGCGCTACTTCGATGCGATCAGTTCATGGTGGGTCAACCTGTTCGGCCATACCAATGCGCGCATCAACCGCGCCTTGGTCGACCAGCTGGAGCGGCTGGAGCACGCCATGCTGGCCGGCTTCACGCATGAGCCGGTGGTGGCGCTGTCGGAAAAGCTCTCCGCCCTCACCGGCCACGCGCTGGGCCGCTGCTTCTATGCCTCGGACGGCGCCTCGGCGGTGGAAATCGCGCTCAAGATGAGCGTGCATGCCTGGCGCAATGCCGGGCATGGCGCCAAGACCGAATTCATCTGCGTCGCCGGCGGCTATCACGGCGAGACGCTGGGCGCGCTGGGCGTGACCGACACGGCGCTGTTTCGGGCGCCCTATGAGTCCATGCTGCGCCCGGCGCACATCGCCGCCTCGCCCGACGCGCGCCACGCCTTGCCGGGAGAAGGCGCGGCCGAGGTCGCCGCGCGTGCGCTGGCCGACATGGAACGGCTGCTGCAGGAGCGCCATGGCCAGGTCGCGGCAGTGATCGTGGAGCCGCTGGTGCAGTGCGCCGCCGGCATGGCGATGCACGACGCCGCCTACGTGGCCGGCCTGCGCGCCCTGTGCGACGCCTACGGCGCGCACCTGATCGCCGACGAGATCGCCGTGGGCTGCGGCCGCAGCGGCAGTTTCTTCGCCTGCGAGCAAGCCGGCGTCTGGCCGGACTTCCTGTGCCTGTCCAAGGGCATCAGCGGCGGCTACCTGCCGCTCTCGCTGGTGATGACGCAGGAGTATGTCTACCAGGCCTTCTACGATGACGACGTGCGCCGCGGCTTCCTGCATTCGCACTCCTACACCGGCAACCCGCTGGCCTGCCGCGCCGCGCTGGAGACGCTGGCGATCTTCGAGGATGAGCAGGTGCTGGAACGCAACCGCGGCCTGGCCCAAGCCATGGAGCGCGCGTTGCAGCCGCTGGCGCAGGACGCGCGCATCGCCCGCCCGCGTCGCACCGGCATGATCTGGGCCTGCGACGCGCGGCTGGACGATCCGGCCGATGCCGGCGCCTTCTCGCGCCGCTTCGCGCAGGAGGCCGCGCGCCGGGAGCTGCTGCTGCGCCCCATCGGCAACACGCTGTACCTGATGCCGCCCTACATCCTCGGCGAAGAGGACGTGCAATGGCTGGCCGCCCGCGTGCATGAAGTGTTCGATACCGTCATGGAGGCTGCATGA
- a CDS encoding ABC transporter substrate-binding protein, whose product MTHRIGFFQRGLLLASAAVTLAAAGGAQAQSTIRIGEINSYKAQPAFLEPYRRGWEMALEEVNAAGGVLGKKLEVVARDDNGNPGDSVRIAEELVARERVALLFGGFLSNTGLALTDYAKQHKVFFLAAEPLTDKIVWQNGNKYTYRLRPSTYMLVASVVKEAVKLKKKRWALVYPNYEYGQSAVASFKALLKQAQPDVEFVAEQATPLGKIDAGPVTQALADARPDAIFNALFAADLGKFVREGNTRGLFEGVEVVSLLTGEPEYLDPLKGEAPVNWIVTGYPWYAINTPEHKKFVEAYRKKFNDYPRNGSLVGYSALMSIAAGIRKAGSVDADKLAAAFSGLKVDTPVAPIVYRAQDHQSTLGAFVGRTGVKDGRGIMTSFTYVDGAALQLPDAEVKKLRPAD is encoded by the coding sequence GTGACCCATCGCATCGGTTTTTTCCAGCGCGGCCTGCTGTTGGCCAGCGCCGCCGTCACACTGGCCGCGGCCGGCGGCGCGCAGGCGCAGTCCACCATCCGCATCGGCGAGATCAACAGCTACAAGGCGCAGCCGGCTTTCCTCGAGCCGTACCGCCGCGGCTGGGAGATGGCGCTGGAGGAAGTCAACGCCGCCGGCGGCGTGCTGGGCAAGAAGCTGGAAGTGGTGGCGCGCGACGACAACGGCAATCCGGGCGACTCGGTGCGCATTGCCGAGGAACTGGTGGCGCGCGAGCGCGTGGCGCTGCTGTTCGGCGGCTTCCTCTCCAACACCGGCCTGGCGCTGACCGACTACGCGAAGCAGCACAAGGTGTTCTTCCTGGCCGCCGAGCCGCTGACCGACAAGATCGTCTGGCAGAACGGCAACAAGTACACTTATCGCCTGCGCCCTTCGACCTACATGCTGGTGGCCTCGGTGGTGAAGGAGGCCGTCAAGCTCAAGAAGAAGCGCTGGGCGCTGGTCTATCCCAACTATGAATACGGCCAGTCCGCCGTGGCCAGCTTCAAGGCGCTGCTGAAGCAGGCGCAGCCGGACGTGGAGTTCGTCGCCGAGCAAGCCACGCCGCTGGGCAAGATCGACGCCGGCCCGGTCACCCAGGCGCTGGCCGACGCCAGGCCCGACGCCATCTTCAACGCGCTGTTCGCCGCCGACCTCGGCAAGTTCGTGCGCGAGGGCAATACCCGCGGCCTGTTCGAGGGTGTCGAGGTGGTGTCGCTGCTGACCGGCGAGCCGGAATACCTGGATCCGTTGAAGGGCGAAGCCCCGGTCAACTGGATCGTCACCGGCTATCCCTGGTATGCGATCAACACGCCCGAGCACAAGAAGTTCGTCGAGGCCTACCGCAAGAAATTCAACGACTATCCTCGCAACGGCTCGCTGGTCGGCTACTCCGCGCTGATGTCGATCGCCGCCGGCATCAGGAAGGCCGGCAGCGTCGACGCCGACAAGCTGGCCGCTGCCTTTTCCGGCCTCAAGGTCGATACCCCGGTGGCGCCCATCGTCTACCGCGCGCAAGACCACCAGTCCACGCTGGGCGCCTTCGTCGGCCGCACCGGCGTGAAGGACGGCCGCGGCATCATGACCAGCTTCACCTACGTCGACGGCGCCGCGCTGCAGTTGCCCGACGCCGAAGTGAAGAAGCTGCGTCCGGCCGACTGA
- the bioD gene encoding dethiobiotin synthase gives MTAAQPARGFFVTGTDTGVGKTLAAAALIRLFAGRGLRAAGMKPVASGAFHDGRRWRNEDADALVAAANVALPPALLNPYLFRSATAPHIAAAEEGVAIDIDYLRGCHRRIAEAAQVVVVEGAGGFMVPLDDCSNTDDLAAALGLPVIMVVGIRLGCISHALLTQQAIRARSLPLAGWVANRIDPAEPYALAMLESLSQRIGAPLLADLPWMAQPDAARAAALIDPAPLGLRP, from the coding sequence ATGACGGCCGCTCAGCCCGCACGCGGCTTTTTCGTCACCGGCACCGATACCGGGGTGGGCAAGACGCTGGCGGCTGCGGCGCTGATCCGCCTGTTCGCCGGGCGCGGCCTGCGCGCGGCCGGCATGAAGCCGGTCGCCTCCGGCGCCTTCCACGACGGCCGGCGCTGGCGCAACGAAGACGCCGATGCCCTGGTCGCCGCCGCCAACGTCGCCTTGCCGCCGGCGCTGCTCAACCCGTATCTCTTCAGGAGCGCGACGGCGCCGCATATTGCGGCGGCCGAGGAAGGCGTGGCCATCGATATCGACTACTTGCGCGGTTGTCACCGCCGCATCGCCGAGGCGGCGCAGGTGGTCGTGGTGGAAGGCGCGGGAGGCTTCATGGTGCCGCTCGACGATTGCAGCAACACGGACGATCTGGCGGCGGCGCTGGGCCTGCCGGTGATCATGGTGGTGGGGATACGGCTGGGTTGCATCAGCCATGCGCTGCTGACGCAGCAGGCCATCCGCGCCAGGTCGCTGCCGCTGGCGGGCTGGGTGGCCAATCGCATCGATCCGGCCGAACCCTATGCGCTAGCCATGCTGGAGAGCCTGTCGCAACGCATCGGCGCGCCGCTGCTGGCCGACCTGCCGTGGATGGCGCAGCCCGACGCCGCGCGTGCCGCGGCGCTGATCGATCCGGCGCCGCTGGGCCTGCGCCCCTAG
- a CDS encoding DUF6988 family protein, whose amino-acid sequence MELEHMLARAESLAYRISSELNGQRLPDDPRACAAIGCLTVAQQHHSAIIILLRNDMPVHASAFALLRHQIETAFNAVWLWYCAGDDEIERFMRDGSGKTVRQLVAQVDGVLAGREEEEAAIIRDHWSQLSDFVFAGDRRIRHWLESNEVDAIYSEDAVAELAALSNSIAELGLATYRSLSGIAGEVAPPQARGRTAS is encoded by the coding sequence ATGGAACTGGAACACATGCTGGCCAGGGCAGAGTCCCTGGCCTATCGTATTTCCTCCGAGCTGAACGGCCAGCGATTGCCGGACGACCCGCGCGCCTGCGCCGCCATCGGCTGCCTGACGGTGGCCCAGCAGCACCATAGCGCCATCATCATCCTATTGCGCAACGACATGCCGGTGCACGCCTCGGCCTTCGCGCTGCTGCGCCACCAGATCGAGACCGCCTTCAACGCCGTGTGGCTGTGGTACTGCGCCGGCGACGACGAGATCGAGCGCTTCATGCGCGACGGTAGCGGCAAGACCGTGCGCCAGCTGGTGGCGCAGGTGGACGGCGTGCTGGCCGGTCGGGAAGAAGAGGAGGCCGCCATCATCCGCGACCACTGGTCGCAGCTGAGCGACTTCGTTTTCGCGGGCGATCGTCGGATTCGCCACTGGCTGGAGTCCAACGAGGTCGATGCGATCTATTCCGAAGACGCCGTGGCCGAGCTGGCGGCCCTGTCCAACTCGATCGCCGAGCTGGGCCTGGCCACCTATCGCAGCCTGAGCGGCATCGCCGGCGAGGTGGCGCCGCCGCAGGCGCGCGGCAGAACCGCGAGCTAG
- a CDS encoding ABC transporter ATP-binding protein: protein MSEPLLRARGLNAFYGRAHILFDLDLEVGRGEVVALMGRNGAGKSTTLKALMGLLDGTRGRVEFDGREMSGLAPYRRARLGLGFVPEDRRVFSGLTVLQNLETGRQPPREGVPHWTPAALFDLFPNLGAMPGRAGGQMSGGEQQMLAIARTLMGNPGLVLLDEPSEGVAPVIVEQMADTIARLKAAGMAVLLCEQNFHFARLVSDRACLLDHGRIVYRGDLDGAQAHQSADGL from the coding sequence ATGAGCGAACCCTTGCTCCGCGCGCGCGGCCTGAACGCCTTCTACGGGCGCGCCCACATCCTGTTCGATCTCGACCTCGAGGTCGGGCGCGGCGAGGTGGTGGCGCTGATGGGGCGCAACGGCGCGGGCAAATCGACTACGTTGAAGGCGCTGATGGGCTTGCTCGACGGCACCCGGGGCCGGGTCGAGTTCGACGGCCGCGAGATGTCGGGTCTTGCGCCGTATCGCCGCGCGCGGCTGGGCCTGGGCTTCGTGCCCGAGGACCGGCGCGTGTTCAGCGGCCTGACGGTGTTGCAGAACCTGGAAACCGGCCGCCAGCCGCCGCGCGAGGGCGTGCCGCACTGGACGCCGGCGGCCTTGTTCGATCTCTTTCCCAACCTGGGCGCCATGCCCGGGCGCGCCGGCGGCCAGATGAGCGGCGGCGAGCAGCAGATGCTGGCCATCGCGCGCACGCTGATGGGCAATCCCGGCCTGGTGCTGCTGGATGAGCCGTCCGAAGGCGTGGCGCCGGTGATCGTCGAGCAGATGGCCGACACCATCGCGCGGCTGAAGGCGGCGGGCATGGCGGTGCTGCTGTGCGAACAGAATTTTCATTTCGCGCGCCTGGTCAGCGACCGCGCCTGCCTGCTCGACCATGGCCGCATCGTCTACCGCGGCGACCTCGACGGCGCGCAAGCTCATCAGTCGGCCGACGGCCTCTGA
- a CDS encoding ABC transporter permease has protein sequence MTLASLTVQLLNGLADASAMFLVAAGLSLIFGVTRIVNFAHGSFYMLGIYIAYSLVDAIGATGLGFWAAVLLAALAVAAIGAAVEIAVLRRIYRAPELFQLLATFALVLVIKDAALWHWGPEDLFAPRAPGLSGAVQLLGRRLPQYDLLLICIGPLVFALLWLLTNRTRWGTLIRAATQDREMLGALGVNQAWLFTGVFALGCFLAGLGGALQGPRMPANLALDLDVISNAFVVVVVGGMGSIGGAFAAALLIAEIKALCIALGDVSLLGIDISLSRLTLVAEFLVMAAILVARPWGLFGKPPPAPRHTGHDAPLPAPGRASRLAGGALLLALIALPLVAGSFPYLPVLMVEILVAVLFAASLHFMMGPGGMASFGHAAYFGLGAYGAALFALKLHWGMAAAFVAGPLVALLGALLFGWFCVRLSGVYLAMLTLAFAQIVWAVIFQWDDLTGGSNGLVGLRPAEGFASPVAYYYLALACTAIGVWLLRRVVYSPFGLALRAARDSSARAAALGMDVRRIQWLGFAVAGLFCGLAGVLFAFSKGSISPEAASVGRSVDGLVMVMLGGVQSLAGPLVGGALFTWLQDAVARQTDYWRALLGLVMLALVLLFPGGLAGAWRRLLPGRNGEGA, from the coding sequence ATGACGCTTGCCAGCCTCACCGTCCAGCTGCTCAACGGCCTGGCCGACGCCTCCGCCATGTTCCTGGTGGCGGCCGGGCTGTCGCTGATCTTCGGCGTCACGCGCATCGTCAACTTCGCCCACGGCTCGTTCTACATGCTGGGCATCTACATCGCCTACAGCCTGGTGGACGCCATCGGCGCCACCGGCCTGGGTTTCTGGGCGGCCGTGCTGCTGGCGGCGCTGGCTGTCGCGGCCATCGGGGCGGCAGTCGAGATCGCCGTCCTGCGTCGCATCTACCGCGCGCCCGAACTGTTCCAGCTGCTGGCTACCTTCGCGCTGGTGCTGGTGATCAAGGACGCCGCGCTCTGGCACTGGGGGCCGGAAGACCTGTTCGCGCCGCGCGCGCCAGGGTTGTCCGGCGCGGTGCAGCTGCTGGGCCGGCGCCTGCCGCAATACGACCTGCTGCTGATCTGCATCGGTCCGCTGGTGTTCGCGCTGCTGTGGCTGCTGACCAACCGCACGCGCTGGGGCACGCTGATCCGCGCCGCCACCCAGGATCGCGAGATGCTGGGCGCGCTGGGCGTGAACCAGGCGTGGCTGTTCACCGGCGTGTTCGCGCTGGGCTGCTTCCTGGCCGGCCTGGGCGGCGCGCTGCAAGGGCCGCGCATGCCGGCCAACCTGGCGCTGGACCTGGACGTCATCAGCAACGCCTTCGTGGTGGTGGTGGTCGGCGGCATGGGCTCGATCGGCGGCGCCTTCGCCGCAGCCTTGCTGATCGCCGAGATCAAGGCGCTGTGCATCGCGCTGGGCGATGTCTCGCTGCTGGGCATCGACATCTCGCTCTCGCGCCTGACCCTGGTGGCGGAGTTCCTGGTGATGGCGGCGATCCTGGTGGCGCGTCCCTGGGGCCTGTTCGGCAAGCCGCCGCCGGCGCCGCGCCATACCGGCCACGACGCGCCGCTGCCGGCGCCGGGCCGGGCCTCGCGCCTGGCAGGCGGCGCGCTGCTGCTGGCGCTGATCGCCTTGCCGCTGGTCGCCGGCAGCTTCCCTTATCTGCCGGTGCTGATGGTGGAGATCCTGGTGGCCGTGCTGTTCGCCGCCAGCCTGCATTTCATGATGGGACCGGGCGGCATGGCCTCGTTCGGGCACGCCGCCTATTTCGGCCTGGGCGCGTACGGCGCCGCGCTGTTCGCCTTGAAGCTGCACTGGGGCATGGCTGCCGCCTTCGTCGCCGGGCCGCTGGTCGCGCTGCTGGGCGCCTTGCTGTTCGGCTGGTTCTGCGTGCGCCTGTCGGGCGTCTACCTGGCCATGCTCACGCTGGCCTTCGCCCAGATCGTCTGGGCCGTGATCTTCCAATGGGACGACCTTACCGGCGGCAGCAACGGCCTGGTCGGCCTTCGTCCGGCCGAGGGTTTCGCTTCGCCGGTGGCTTATTACTACCTGGCGCTGGCCTGCACCGCCATCGGCGTATGGCTGCTGCGCCGGGTGGTCTATTCGCCGTTCGGGCTGGCGCTGCGCGCCGCGCGCGACTCCTCGGCGCGGGCCGCGGCGCTGGGCATGGACGTACGCCGCATCCAATGGCTGGGCTTTGCCGTGGCGGGCCTGTTCTGCGGGCTGGCCGGCGTGCTGTTTGCGTTTTCCAAGGGCAGCATCTCGCCGGAGGCCGCCAGCGTGGGCCGCTCGGTGGATGGCCTGGTAATGGTGATGCTGGGCGGCGTGCAAAGCCTGGCCGGGCCGCTCGTGGGCGGGGCGCTGTTCACCTGGCTGCAAGATGCGGTGGCGCGCCAGACCGACTACTGGCGCGCCTTGCTCGGCCTGGTGATGCTGGCGCTGGTGCTGCTGTTCCCGGGCGGCCTGGCCGGCGCGTGGCGGCGCCTGCTGCCGGGCCGCAACGGGGAGGGCGCATGA
- a CDS encoding ABC transporter ATP-binding protein, with the protein MSLLQVSHLAKAFGGVKALDDVSFELPAGQLLALIGPNGAGKSTCFNIINGQLRPDGGAVLLQGEDIAGLDARHIWRRGVGRTFQVSAAFHSMTVLENVQAALLSHRRLLGRWWRPASAYFRDEAMQLLEQVGMASQAGRACGVLAYGDIKRVELAMALSNAPRLLLMDEPTAGMAARERHDMMALTQRLVRERGMSVLFTEHSMDVVFAYADRVIVLARGLLIADGSAREVRDDARVREVYFGSGATFGGSAA; encoded by the coding sequence ATGAGCCTGCTGCAAGTCAGCCATCTGGCCAAGGCCTTCGGCGGCGTGAAGGCGCTCGACGATGTCTCCTTCGAGCTGCCGGCCGGGCAGCTGCTGGCGCTGATCGGTCCCAACGGCGCCGGCAAGTCGACCTGCTTCAACATCATCAATGGCCAGCTGCGCCCCGACGGCGGCGCCGTGCTGCTGCAAGGCGAGGATATCGCCGGCCTCGACGCGCGCCATATCTGGCGCCGCGGCGTGGGGCGCACCTTCCAGGTATCGGCCGCGTTTCATTCGATGACGGTGCTGGAGAACGTGCAGGCGGCCTTGCTCTCGCACCGGCGCCTGCTGGGCCGGTGGTGGCGTCCGGCCTCGGCTTATTTCCGCGACGAGGCGATGCAGCTGCTGGAGCAGGTGGGCATGGCGTCGCAGGCGGGGCGCGCCTGCGGCGTGCTGGCCTATGGCGACATCAAGCGCGTCGAGCTGGCCATGGCGCTGTCGAATGCGCCGCGCCTGCTGCTGATGGACGAGCCCACCGCCGGCATGGCCGCGCGCGAGCGCCACGACATGATGGCGCTGACGCAGCGGCTGGTGCGCGAGCGCGGCATGTCGGTGCTGTTTACCGAACACAGCATGGATGTGGTGTTCGCCTACGCCGATCGCGTGATCGTGCTGGCGCGCGGCCTCCTGATCGCCGACGGCAGCGCGCGGGAGGTGCGCGACGACGCCCGTGTGCGCGAGGTCTACTTCGGCTCGGGCGCCACCTTCGGCGGGAGTGCGGCATGA